Genomic window (Bradyrhizobium sp. 186):
TCCTGATCACGCGCGCGAGCTGGCGGCTGTGGTACTCTGCGCTGCCGGCGTTGACGATGGTAATGTCAGCCTGCGCGACGCTGTCATCGACGCTGCGGGTAAGCCGCTCCGCGATATTGCCGTCGCTGTGCCGCGCCCGTGCGGCAAGCCGCTGCGCCAGCACGTCCGGCGGCGCGGTGATCGCAACCACCACGACATTGGCATAGGCTTGGCGGAGCACGCCAATGACAGTGCGCGAGACGTTGACAACGACGGCACGACCGGCGCGGATGTCGTCGTTGATTTCGAGCGGCAGGGCGTAGGAATGCCCATGCGCCACCCAATGCACCGCGAAATCGCCGTGATCGCGTGCGCGGCGGAATTCGTCGGGATTCATCGCAATGTTGTCCTCGGCCGCGGAGGACTCACGCGTCACGACACGGCGCGGGAAGACGACTTCGTGATCGTCGATGCAGGCCGCCTGCGCGAGCCGCAGCAGCGTATCCTTGCCGGCCCCGCTGGGGCCGACCACGAGCACGAGACGCCCGGGGCCGATCGCGTCCGCCCGCTCCGGCGCCACGGTCTCGCTCATGCGACACGGCCTCCTTCGCGCCAGACGCTGCGAACGACGGGAACGCTGCCCGCGATATGCACGCGGATCAGATCGGCGCGCTTGCCGATCGCAATCTCACCGCGATCGGACAGGCCGACCGCGTCGGCGGGCGATTTCGTCACGGTGCGGATCGCCGACGGCAGATCGATCGTCGGCACGTGCTCGGGCAGTTGCAGCGCGCCCATCAGGAGGCTCGACGGGATGTAATCGGACGACAGGATGTCGAGCAGGCCTTCGCGGGCGAGATCGACCGCGGCGATGTTGCCGGAGTGAGAGCCGCCGCGTACGACGTTCGGCGCGCCCATCAAAATGTCGATGCCGGCCTGATGCAGGCCGCGCGCGGCCTCGATGGTGGTCGGGAACTCCGCCACCGCGACGCCATCGCGCACGGCGTCCGCGACGTTCTCCTCGGTGGTGTCGTCATGGCTTGCGAGCGTAATCCTGTATCCCTGTGCGAGCGCGACG
Coding sequences:
- the phnN gene encoding phosphonate metabolism protein/1,5-bisphosphokinase (PRPP-forming) PhnN, giving the protein MSETVAPERADAIGPGRLVLVVGPSGAGKDTLLRLAQAACIDDHEVVFPRRVVTRESSAAEDNIAMNPDEFRRARDHGDFAVHWVAHGHSYALPLEINDDIRAGRAVVVNVSRTVIGVLRQAYANVVVVAITAPPDVLAQRLAARARHSDGNIAERLTRSVDDSVAQADITIVNAGSAEYHSRQLARVIRNECWHE